A stretch of the uncultured Desulfobacter sp. genome encodes the following:
- a CDS encoding VWA domain-containing protein, producing the protein MFRFASPWFLLLLILPWIWLLVYTAKHSKRFSFKWFSMSSGHSIRVSSLTGTSRVPFSAAVLAVRLMPLVKVLALSLMIIALARPQAGERKINVETEGVNIVLALDLSGSMKALDFKREGEIVTRLDAVKGVVSDFIMEREGDRIGLVVFGTHAFTQVPLTRDYNTIAFMLDHLKIGAAGRSTAIGDALGISLKRLEDIPAKSNIIILLTDGKSNAGELSWQEAAKIAGQRKIKIHTIGVGSKGKVPFLVNGLFGKQYVYRQVDMDWDALDSIAKQTGGTFFKAKDTDSLASIYKMIDSMEKTKVKVDKWVDYRELYTLFLIPGLLLYLACLGLGNTRLLELP; encoded by the coding sequence ATGTTTCGATTTGCCTCCCCCTGGTTTCTGCTGCTGCTTATCCTGCCCTGGATCTGGTTGCTGGTTTACACGGCTAAACATTCAAAACGGTTTTCGTTTAAATGGTTTTCAATGTCTTCGGGGCATAGTATCCGGGTCTCAAGCCTGACCGGCACGTCCAGGGTGCCTTTCAGTGCGGCTGTCCTGGCAGTCCGTCTTATGCCTTTGGTGAAGGTGCTGGCTTTAAGCCTGATGATTATTGCCCTTGCCCGGCCCCAGGCCGGAGAACGAAAGATCAATGTGGAGACCGAAGGGGTTAATATTGTTCTGGCCCTCGACCTGTCCGGGTCTATGAAAGCACTTGATTTTAAAAGGGAAGGGGAGATTGTCACCCGCCTTGACGCAGTCAAGGGTGTGGTTTCCGATTTTATCATGGAAAGAGAAGGGGACCGCATCGGCCTTGTGGTGTTTGGTACCCATGCCTTTACCCAGGTGCCGTTGACCCGGGATTATAATACCATTGCATTCATGCTTGATCATTTAAAAATAGGTGCTGCCGGGCGCAGTACAGCCATCGGCGATGCCCTGGGCATTTCCCTTAAGCGCCTTGAAGATATACCGGCCAAATCAAATATCATTATTCTGCTCACCGACGGAAAGAGCAATGCCGGAGAACTGTCCTGGCAGGAGGCTGCCAAGATCGCCGGCCAAAGAAAGATTAAAATCCACACCATTGGCGTAGGTTCAAAGGGCAAGGTTCCTTTTCTCGTGAATGGGCTCTTTGGCAAGCAGTATGTGTACCGGCAGGTGGATATGGACTGGGATGCCCTGGACTCAATTGCCAAACAGACCGGCGGTACTTTTTTTAAGGCCAAGGACACCGACAGTCTTGCATCTATTTATAAGATGATCGATTCAATGGAAAAGACAAAGGTCAAAGTGGACAAATGGGTGGATTACAGAGAGCTTTATACCCTGTTCTTGATTCCGGGACTGTTGCTTTACCTTGCATGTCTGGGCCTTGGCAACACAAGACTTTTGGAACTTCCTTGA